Proteins from a single region of Acidianus ambivalens:
- a CDS encoding PmbA/TldA family metallopeptidase, translated as MDLEKVVKKFDSYKYLEARYHKNESSSIFLMNGRLLGVSEEKNEGYSVRAYEQGILFFFID; from the coding sequence ATGGACTTAGAAAAAGTTGTAAAGAAGTTTGATTCTTATAAGTACTTAGAGGCAAGGTATCATAAGAATGAATCCTCATCAATATTCTTAATGAACGGACGACTTTTAGGCGTAAGCGAGGAGAAAAATGAGGGTTATTCTGTTAGAGCATACGAGCAAGGAATACTATTTTTCTTCATCGACTAA
- a CDS encoding metallopeptidase TldD-related protein: MGGIREATFTKNKKIIDHGVFKTPLLNNEVAEAMSLESTGNAGWIHPIPWTLEVGEGDVGKDSLLSGNVIFFNNNLVY; the protein is encoded by the coding sequence TTGGGAGGAATTAGAGAGGCAACTTTTACTAAGAATAAAAAGATCATAGATCACGGGGTTTTTAAGACTCCTTTGTTAAATAACGAGGTTGCGGAGGCAATGAGCCTTGAATCTACTGGAAATGCCGGTTGGATACATCCTATCCCTTGGACGTTAGAAGTTGGTGAAGGTGATGTAGGCAAGGACTCACTACTTTCTGGGAACGTAATATTCTTTAATAATAATCTGGTATACTAG